One Paraburkholderia agricolaris DNA segment encodes these proteins:
- the sctV gene encoding type III secretion system export apparatus subunit SctV, producing the protein MFKSLKFPAGGEIGIALLVVAIISLMILPLPPALIDILLAINITISVTLLMITMYVPSVVSLSVFPSLLLFTTLYRLSLNIASTKSILLHADAGHIIESFGELVVGGNLVVGLVVFVIITTVQFIVIAKGSERVAEVGARFTLDALPGKQMSIDADLRANIISPEEARRKRATLAVESQLHGGMDGAMKFVKGDAIAGLIITMINIVAGIAVGVAYHDMSAGEAANRFSVLSVGDAMVSQIPSLLLSVAAGVMITRVADERDAKPLSLGDEIGRQLSTSYRALYFASLLLLGFAAVPGFPTMLFLLLSSTLAFCGYRLSKRSPASSTHAGETVTAMQRSGSKIDVPAILMRPPQFACPLGVRISPDLVPRLSTVALDKSFETERTRLQEYLGLPFPGITMWTSDSLPPSSCELLMHDVPYCAIELPPGKVMLPDAISLGKNEALQTEIAALTQRGEQRRGLDGGPGPTWWLDEKSLPPKIPAWRAEQVIAHASVAMLRRHASLFLGIQEVQWILDQQNAEYPGLVAEVQKVLPPQRIADVLRRLLEEQIPIRNLRNILESLIVWGAKEKDMLMLTEYVRGDLARFLAHRAAGGTRQLPAVLFDLPVEQHIRAAIKQTPTGNFLALPPDEANFLVDKIQSFVGQVPREGVALVTSMDIRRYVRRMIEARLGWLSVYSYQELGEHVELQPLGRVTI; encoded by the coding sequence ATGTTCAAGTCACTGAAATTTCCGGCAGGCGGGGAAATCGGCATCGCGCTGCTCGTCGTGGCGATCATCTCGCTGATGATCCTGCCGCTGCCGCCGGCGCTGATCGACATTCTGCTGGCCATCAACATCACCATCAGCGTCACGTTGCTGATGATTACGATGTACGTGCCCAGCGTTGTTTCGCTGTCAGTGTTTCCTTCGCTGCTGCTGTTCACCACGCTCTATCGCCTCTCCCTCAACATCGCGTCGACCAAGTCGATCCTGCTGCACGCCGACGCGGGCCATATCATCGAAAGCTTCGGCGAACTGGTCGTGGGCGGCAATCTGGTGGTCGGACTCGTGGTCTTTGTGATCATTACCACGGTGCAGTTCATCGTGATCGCCAAAGGTTCGGAACGGGTCGCGGAAGTGGGTGCGCGCTTTACGCTCGATGCGTTGCCGGGCAAGCAGATGAGTATCGACGCCGATCTGCGCGCCAACATCATCTCGCCCGAAGAAGCGCGCCGCAAACGCGCCACCCTGGCGGTCGAGAGCCAGTTGCACGGCGGCATGGACGGCGCGATGAAATTCGTCAAAGGCGACGCCATCGCGGGGCTGATCATCACGATGATCAATATCGTGGCCGGCATTGCGGTGGGTGTCGCGTATCACGACATGTCGGCGGGCGAAGCGGCCAACCGGTTCTCGGTGCTCTCCGTGGGCGATGCGATGGTCTCGCAGATTCCGTCGCTGCTGCTATCTGTCGCAGCAGGCGTGATGATCACACGGGTGGCCGATGAGCGCGACGCCAAGCCGCTTTCGCTCGGCGACGAGATCGGCCGTCAGCTCTCCACCAGCTACCGGGCGCTCTACTTCGCAAGCCTCCTGTTGCTCGGCTTCGCAGCGGTACCCGGTTTTCCGACCATGCTCTTCCTGCTGCTGTCCAGCACACTGGCGTTCTGCGGCTACCGCCTGAGCAAGCGCTCGCCGGCTTCGAGCACGCATGCCGGCGAGACCGTCACCGCCATGCAGCGCTCGGGCTCGAAGATCGATGTGCCCGCCATTCTGATGCGGCCGCCGCAGTTCGCGTGTCCGCTCGGCGTGAGAATCTCGCCGGACCTGGTGCCGCGCCTGTCCACCGTCGCGCTCGACAAATCGTTCGAAACCGAACGGACGCGTTTGCAGGAATACCTCGGCCTGCCCTTCCCAGGCATCACGATGTGGACGAGCGACAGCCTGCCTCCGTCCAGTTGCGAACTGCTGATGCACGACGTGCCGTACTGTGCGATCGAATTGCCGCCCGGCAAAGTGATGCTGCCCGATGCGATATCGCTCGGTAAAAACGAGGCCTTGCAGACGGAGATCGCGGCATTGACCCAGCGCGGCGAGCAGCGCCGCGGACTCGACGGCGGCCCAGGTCCGACCTGGTGGCTCGACGAAAAATCGCTCCCGCCCAAAATACCCGCATGGCGCGCGGAGCAGGTGATCGCCCATGCTTCCGTTGCCATGTTGCGCCGTCATGCGTCGCTGTTCCTCGGCATTCAGGAAGTGCAGTGGATTCTCGATCAGCAGAATGCGGAGTATCCCGGTCTGGTCGCCGAGGTGCAAAAAGTCCTGCCGCCTCAGCGAATCGCCGACGTGCTGCGGCGGCTGCTCGAAGAACAGATTCCGATCCGCAATCTGCGCAATATTCTCGAGAGCCTGATCGTCTGGGGTGCGAAAGAAAAAGACATGCTGATGCTCACCGAGTATGTACGCGGCGATCTCGCGCGCTTTCTCGCCCATCGCGCGGCCGGCGGCACGCGGCAACTCCCCGCCGTGCTATTCGACCTGCCGGTCGAACAGCATATCCGCGCGGCGATCAAACAGACACCGACCGGCAACTTCCTGGCACTCCCGCCTGATGAAGCCAATTTCCTCGTCGACAAGATCCAGTCGTTCGTCGGCCAGGTGCCGCGCGAAGGCGTGGCCCTCGTCACGTCGATGGATATTCGCCGCTACGTGCGGCGCATGATCGAGGCGCGGCTTGGCTGGCTGTCGGTCTATTCCTATCAGGAACTCGGCGAGCACGTCGAATTGCAGCCGCTCGGCCGCGTGACGATCTGA
- the sctU gene encoding type III secretion system export apparatus subunit SctU, with protein sequence MSEEKTEQPTEKRLRDARKEGQVSKSTDLTDAVTMSAVIGVLLLASGTFAGAFRAIIVTALGFVSGDHSLPNLFGKLYSLGGQGLLVVVPCVLIGAVAAMAILIPQVGFKVATKPVVPNPMNASPINGFKRIFSWRTVIELIKMIVKAVIIGVVMWWTIRWMLPLIVGSLYQPLPQLSKMFWDLILKLCSIAAAVFVVIGSADVKLQQVMFIRKMRMSKDEVKREHKQQEGDPKIKGERKRLAREFANSAAPQQRVGFANALIVNPTHYAVAIRYAPGEHPLPLVTAKGMDESAAQLRSFAQQANVPIIGNPPVARALYKVGLDEPIPEELFETVAAILRWVDAIGAKKQAASAEDPASSLH encoded by the coding sequence ATGAGTGAAGAAAAGACCGAACAGCCCACCGAGAAGCGGCTCCGGGACGCGCGCAAGGAAGGCCAGGTATCGAAGAGCACCGATCTGACCGACGCCGTCACGATGTCCGCGGTAATCGGCGTGCTGCTTCTCGCGTCGGGCACGTTCGCGGGCGCGTTTCGCGCGATCATCGTCACCGCGCTCGGCTTCGTCTCCGGCGATCACTCGCTGCCCAATCTGTTCGGCAAGCTGTATAGCCTCGGCGGCCAGGGTTTGCTGGTGGTGGTGCCGTGCGTCCTGATCGGGGCGGTGGCGGCGATGGCCATCCTGATCCCCCAGGTCGGCTTCAAGGTCGCCACCAAACCGGTCGTGCCCAATCCGATGAATGCCAGTCCGATCAACGGCTTCAAGCGGATTTTCTCGTGGCGCACGGTGATCGAGCTGATCAAGATGATCGTCAAGGCGGTCATCATCGGCGTCGTTATGTGGTGGACGATCAGATGGATGCTGCCGCTCATCGTCGGCTCCCTGTATCAGCCGCTGCCGCAGTTGTCGAAAATGTTCTGGGACCTGATTCTCAAGCTGTGCTCGATCGCGGCAGCGGTGTTCGTGGTGATCGGCAGCGCCGACGTCAAGCTGCAGCAAGTCATGTTCATCCGCAAGATGCGCATGTCGAAAGACGAGGTCAAGCGCGAGCACAAGCAGCAGGAAGGCGATCCGAAGATCAAGGGAGAACGCAAACGGCTCGCGCGCGAGTTCGCGAATTCTGCAGCGCCCCAGCAGCGAGTCGGTTTTGCCAACGCGCTCATCGTCAACCCGACGCACTACGCGGTGGCGATCCGCTATGCGCCCGGCGAGCACCCGCTGCCGCTCGTGACCGCCAAGGGGATGGACGAGAGCGCCGCGCAACTGCGCAGCTTCGCCCAGCAGGCAAACGTGCCGATCATCGGCAATCCGCCGGTCGCGCGGGCGCTTTACAAGGTCGGCCTCGACGAACCGATCCCCGAGGAACTCTTTGAAACGGTTGCTGCGATCCTGCGCTGGGTCGATGCGATCGGCGCGAAAAAACAGGCTGCCTCTGCTGAAGACCCGGCCTCCTCGCTGCACTGA